The following are encoded together in the Euzebya sp. genome:
- the cobS gene encoding adenosylcobinamide-GDP ribazoletransferase — MHPRMLLVALQLLTRLPVGDPWQDRRDTGACVGWFGVVGAIVGGVAASALWVSELVLPPMAAATIAVGATTALTGGLHEDGLADSADGLFGGARPGRRLEIMRDPRIGAYGVLALVLVTLLRVVLLASLDPVAAAGALVATSAISRGALGVTLVGAVPAAQDGRGADLLEHLRPLPAAIGLVAAVLIAGAAVRVAVVGVVVAALLVAAGARGLATRRLGGVNGDVMGAMVSTAEVAGLAAVVIAAGYGL, encoded by the coding sequence GTGCACCCGCGAATGCTGTTGGTGGCCCTGCAGCTGCTGACCCGCCTCCCCGTCGGCGACCCGTGGCAGGACCGCCGCGACACCGGCGCCTGCGTCGGGTGGTTCGGCGTGGTCGGGGCGATCGTGGGCGGTGTCGCTGCCTCCGCCCTGTGGGTGTCCGAGCTGGTCCTGCCGCCGATGGCGGCCGCGACGATCGCGGTCGGTGCGACGACCGCCCTCACCGGCGGCCTGCACGAGGACGGGCTGGCCGACTCCGCGGACGGGCTGTTCGGTGGTGCCCGGCCGGGACGGCGGCTCGAGATCATGCGCGATCCGCGGATCGGCGCGTACGGCGTGCTGGCGCTCGTGCTCGTCACCCTCCTCCGCGTGGTCCTGCTCGCGTCGCTCGATCCTGTCGCGGCCGCCGGCGCGCTGGTCGCGACGAGCGCGATCAGCCGTGGAGCCCTCGGCGTCACGCTGGTCGGCGCGGTCCCCGCGGCACAGGACGGTCGTGGCGCGGACCTCCTCGAGCACCTCCGCCCCCTCCCCGCCGCGATCGGCCTGGTCGCCGCGGTCCTGATCGCGGGTGCGGCGGTGCGGGTGGCCGTGGTCGGGGTGGTCGTCGCCGCGCTGCTCGTGGCCGCGGGTGCACGCGGCCTCGCGACCCGTCGCCTCGGCGGGGTGAACGGCGACGTCATGGGCGCGATGGTCAGCACCGCGGAGGTCGCTGGGCTCGCGGCGGTGGTGATCGCCGCCGGCTACGGCCTGTAA
- the infA gene encoding translation initiation factor IF-1, translated as MDEETRAKREARAGNTKEEALEMEGVIEEALPNTMFRVKLDNGHAILGHISGKMRKHYIRILPGDRVTVEVSPYDLTRGRITYRYK; from the coding sequence ATCGACGAGGAGACCCGCGCGAAGCGCGAGGCCCGCGCCGGCAACACCAAAGAAGAGGCCCTCGAGATGGAGGGCGTCATCGAAGAGGCGCTGCCCAACACGATGTTCCGGGTGAAGCTGGACAACGGGCACGCCATCCTCGGCCACATCTCCGGCAAGATGCGCAAGCACTACATCCGGATCCTCCCCGGTGACCGCGTGACGGTCGAGGTCTCCCCCTACGACCTGACCCGCGGCCGCATCACCTACCGCTACAAGTAG
- a CDS encoding cell wall-binding repeat-containing protein produces the protein MRSGRGDGQGRQRMAVALLALSLGAVLLGVPAGAVPEESATPEEPVHAAEVGGDGFARLEPQASGCDAIAVQRLDAGFRPTGSAVEILPTGATTAIGGCEINSAVVAMAAGDRIAALGRYTTDDSTTSVIELIHVTGSSASRTEVVRSRRSDTGSSAIAQPHDIALGPDGSGIAAYGSYESSDGATGTSELVVTRFGPGGSSPVSVRYDFDGPRMDADVAVAPDGRMAVVYGAGEVFGAKQVHVSTWAADGTAELQEHPLEGATFDDTVIRALFTADPGLVLAWQPDRDQPVRLRAYGPDGAHTGADGTLGSGNAGWTAQGVDDGIFVAWSQSDGPVAARRYGANLVPTGDSYPLPGMSGVGYPSSFVDDPETGRVLVQHITDGERVQLFDIGLPQAFTWEVRPRLERPEPGTVPDLPDEPEEVQHAAFPVDFEITDGSVCAEPVEWLIDGEVTALTPSAPPCGWSIEFPAEGEHHVELRVEGESVHDETIDVQDELVVILGDSIASGEGNPDAVTPVPGTYPDGRWVDDVCHRSLRSGHAEAALRMEEDDPHTSVTLVHLACSGATVTEGLLGPQTRDGVTRPGQISAAAALVGEREVDAALVSIGANDLEFASIAMFCSANGFVHRSNFFDREDYYVPCYDLHMALESRVNVSFKGLQFQSNPLPIPELLDVVTTKLCVGGDPGETSISVREGDDLSPDYEVSLNWADLDLSDQDPVGPSRSQETRIAGGVRGPGCPGGGGSGSSLNPLLGGGGVGVTVDLTDPLAEPHPLLYVPEDSINDHIPVVPSPEVVRLEPEFTVDELAEHLAGELDGSLTALGPALAELVAPEDTYVTEYGDPLTNDEGGACGGLLTFGVAPDSGIDVAESRWARASVLGRLNGSLAAASSAHGWTFVAGPGTDFVGHGLCATEPWFLDVIGSLQAGSSWNGTLHPTPAGHESIAEAVVGSVVDDVVRAPAAYESPASSRRDYSLQEFLQASGDLVYVDPDAEIFEDDVVLIEHNDEAELRRVIGVSQSSFAGTDGLLEVRLDQGVATDHPAGSRLLVIDELDALPPEGGGETLVSARDEERALRQIFAVAAQVARFRYPDPGADPPAHVVLGRVDAFADALAGSALTGDGPLLLTPGDALEPLVAAELQRLLAPGGPVYVLGGEVAISAAVVAEVEALGFTVVRLSGPTRVETALAVADVVVGDGPVPRVAIARSNAPADNPTAAWADSVAGGGWAAEVRAPILLTPTDLLHPAVEAWLAARQPAERIVLGGSAAIDDAVVTALGATRVAGPSRAETAIAIGEQLWDATTGYVLVDGFGVDGWAYGLIASGVAADADRPVLLSSQTALPAPTAALVDTCPDLAVVGDVVAPGCWEGEEP, from the coding sequence ATGCGCAGCGGACGTGGTGACGGTCAGGGGCGGCAGCGGATGGCGGTGGCGCTGCTGGCGCTGTCACTGGGGGCGGTGCTGCTCGGCGTGCCCGCGGGTGCGGTCCCCGAGGAGTCGGCAACTCCGGAGGAGCCGGTCCACGCGGCGGAGGTGGGCGGCGACGGCTTCGCCCGGCTCGAACCACAGGCGTCGGGGTGTGACGCCATCGCCGTCCAGCGCCTCGACGCGGGCTTCCGCCCGACCGGCAGCGCCGTCGAGATCCTGCCCACCGGGGCGACGACGGCCATCGGCGGCTGCGAGATCAACTCGGCCGTCGTCGCGATGGCCGCCGGAGACCGGATCGCCGCGCTCGGCAGGTACACGACCGACGACAGCACCACCTCCGTCATCGAGCTGATCCACGTGACCGGCAGCTCGGCGTCGCGGACCGAGGTGGTCCGCTCCCGCCGCTCAGACACCGGCTCGTCGGCCATCGCCCAGCCACACGACATCGCCCTCGGCCCGGACGGGTCGGGGATCGCCGCCTACGGCTCGTACGAGTCCTCCGACGGGGCGACCGGGACCAGTGAGCTCGTCGTCACCCGCTTCGGCCCGGGCGGCTCCTCACCCGTGTCGGTGCGGTACGACTTCGACGGACCCCGCATGGACGCGGACGTCGCGGTGGCGCCCGACGGGCGCATGGCGGTGGTGTACGGGGCCGGTGAGGTGTTCGGCGCCAAGCAGGTGCACGTGTCGACCTGGGCGGCCGACGGGACCGCCGAGCTGCAGGAGCACCCGCTCGAGGGGGCCACCTTCGACGACACCGTCATACGCGCGCTGTTCACCGCCGACCCCGGTCTGGTCCTGGCGTGGCAGCCCGATCGCGACCAACCCGTGCGGCTGCGGGCGTACGGACCCGACGGCGCCCACACGGGGGCGGACGGCACGCTTGGGAGCGGCAACGCGGGCTGGACGGCGCAGGGGGTCGACGACGGGATCTTCGTCGCGTGGTCGCAGTCGGACGGGCCGGTGGCGGCCCGGCGGTACGGGGCGAACCTCGTGCCCACAGGCGACTCCTACCCGCTGCCCGGGATGTCGGGGGTGGGCTACCCCAGCTCCTTCGTCGACGACCCCGAGACCGGGCGGGTGCTGGTGCAGCACATCACCGACGGGGAGCGCGTCCAGCTGTTCGACATCGGCCTCCCCCAGGCCTTCACCTGGGAGGTCCGGCCGCGCCTGGAACGCCCGGAGCCCGGGACGGTGCCCGATCTGCCGGACGAGCCCGAGGAGGTCCAGCACGCCGCCTTCCCCGTCGACTTCGAGATCACCGACGGCAGCGTCTGCGCCGAGCCCGTCGAGTGGCTGATCGACGGCGAGGTGACCGCGCTGACCCCGAGTGCCCCGCCGTGCGGCTGGTCCATCGAGTTCCCCGCCGAGGGCGAGCACCACGTCGAGCTGCGCGTCGAGGGTGAGTCGGTGCACGACGAGACGATCGACGTCCAGGACGAGCTGGTCGTGATCCTGGGCGACTCGATCGCCTCCGGCGAGGGCAACCCGGACGCCGTGACCCCCGTGCCGGGGACGTACCCCGACGGCCGGTGGGTCGACGACGTCTGCCACCGATCACTGCGCTCGGGGCACGCCGAGGCGGCCCTCCGCATGGAGGAGGACGACCCCCACACCTCGGTCACCCTGGTCCACCTGGCCTGCAGCGGGGCGACGGTGACCGAGGGTCTCCTCGGCCCGCAGACCCGGGACGGGGTGACCAGGCCGGGGCAGATCTCCGCGGCCGCAGCGCTGGTGGGGGAGCGGGAGGTCGACGCCGCGCTGGTCTCGATCGGTGCCAACGACCTCGAGTTCGCGAGCATCGCGATGTTCTGCTCGGCCAACGGCTTCGTCCACCGCTCGAACTTCTTCGACCGCGAGGACTACTACGTCCCCTGCTACGACCTGCACATGGCCCTCGAGAGCCGGGTCAACGTCAGCTTCAAGGGCCTGCAGTTCCAGTCGAACCCGCTCCCGATCCCCGAGCTGCTCGACGTCGTCACCACCAAGCTGTGCGTCGGGGGTGACCCGGGGGAGACCTCCATATCGGTCCGGGAGGGCGACGACCTCTCCCCGGACTACGAGGTGTCGCTGAACTGGGCCGACCTCGACCTCTCCGACCAGGACCCCGTCGGGCCGTCGCGGAGCCAGGAGACCCGGATCGCCGGCGGCGTCCGCGGGCCGGGGTGTCCGGGAGGGGGCGGGTCGGGCAGCTCGCTCAACCCGCTGCTGGGAGGAGGTGGCGTCGGCGTCACCGTCGACCTGACCGATCCGCTGGCCGAGCCCCACCCCCTGCTGTACGTCCCCGAGGACTCGATCAACGACCACATCCCGGTCGTCCCCTCCCCGGAGGTGGTGCGGCTCGAGCCGGAGTTCACCGTCGACGAGCTCGCCGAGCACCTCGCCGGCGAGCTGGACGGATCCCTGACCGCGCTGGGACCGGCGCTCGCGGAGCTCGTCGCCCCCGAGGACACCTATGTGACGGAGTACGGCGACCCGCTGACCAACGACGAGGGCGGCGCGTGCGGCGGTCTCCTGACGTTCGGCGTCGCGCCGGACTCCGGCATCGACGTCGCGGAGTCGCGCTGGGCCCGCGCGTCAGTGCTCGGGCGGCTCAACGGCTCCCTCGCCGCGGCCTCGAGCGCCCACGGCTGGACCTTCGTCGCCGGCCCGGGCACGGACTTCGTCGGCCATGGGCTCTGCGCCACCGAGCCCTGGTTCCTCGACGTCATCGGCTCGCTGCAGGCGGGCAGCAGTTGGAACGGGACGCTGCACCCCACCCCGGCCGGCCACGAGAGCATCGCCGAGGCCGTCGTCGGCAGCGTCGTCGACGACGTCGTGCGGGCCCCTGCGGCCTACGAGTCGCCTGCCTCCTCCCGGCGCGACTACAGCCTGCAGGAGTTCCTGCAGGCCAGCGGTGACCTGGTCTACGTGGACCCCGACGCCGAGATCTTCGAGGACGACGTCGTCCTCATCGAGCACAACGATGAGGCCGAGCTGCGGCGGGTGATCGGCGTCTCGCAGTCGAGCTTCGCCGGCACCGACGGCCTGCTCGAGGTCCGCCTCGACCAGGGCGTCGCGACCGACCACCCGGCCGGCTCGCGCCTGCTCGTCATCGACGAGCTGGACGCGCTGCCGCCGGAGGGAGGCGGGGAGACCCTGGTCAGCGCACGTGACGAGGAGCGGGCGCTCCGCCAGATCTTCGCCGTCGCCGCCCAGGTCGCCCGCTTCCGCTACCCCGATCCCGGGGCGGACCCGCCAGCCCACGTGGTCCTCGGCCGCGTCGACGCGTTCGCCGACGCGCTCGCCGGGTCGGCCCTGACCGGCGACGGGCCGCTGCTGCTGACCCCCGGCGATGCGCTCGAGCCGCTCGTCGCCGCCGAGCTCCAGCGCCTCCTCGCGCCGGGGGGCCCCGTGTACGTGCTCGGCGGCGAGGTCGCCATCAGCGCGGCCGTCGTGGCCGAGGTCGAGGCCCTGGGCTTCACCGTCGTGCGGCTGTCCGGACCCACACGGGTCGAGACGGCCCTCGCGGTCGCCGACGTCGTGGTCGGCGACGGACCGGTGCCCCGGGTCGCTATCGCCCGGTCGAACGCCCCTGCTGACAACCCGACGGCGGCGTGGGCGGACTCGGTCGCCGGTGGCGGCTGGGCGGCGGAGGTCCGCGCCCCGATCCTGTTGACGCCGACCGACCTCCTCCACCCGGCGGTCGAGGCGTGGCTCGCGGCACGACAGCCCGCCGAGCGCATCGTGCTGGGGGGGTCCGCAGCGATCGACGATGCGGTGGTCACCGCCCTCGGGGCGACGCGGGTGGCGGGGCCGTCGCGGGCCGAGACCGCCATCGCGATCGGCGAGCAGCTGTGGGACGCCACCACCGGCTACGTGCTCGTGGACGGGTTCGGTGTGGACGGCTGGGCCTACGGCCTGATCGCCTCCGGTGTGGCGGCCGACGCCGACCGACCGGTCCTGCTCTCCTCCCAGACCGCGCTGCCGGCACCGACCGCGGCGTTGGTGGACACCTGCCCCGACCTGGCGGTCGTCGGCGACGTCGTCGCGCCGGGGTGCTGGGAGGGCGAGGAGCCCTGA
- a CDS encoding NAD(P)H-quinone oxidoreductase, with amino-acid sequence MRAVIAPDPGGPEALTLTELPDPSPGPGELLVAVAATAVNRADVMQRRGMYPPPAGAPDTLGLELSGTVVGLGEGVEGFAEGDEVCAVVAGGGYAALAVVPPSTAMPLPPGLDIVEAAAVPEVFSTAHDAVVIQGRLAAGETVLLHGGSSGVGTAGIQLARRLGADVVVTVGTEEKAAACRDLGADLAINYREVEGFAAAIREARGRGVDVILDIIGARYLAENLRALEDDGRMVTIGLMGGTTAELDMAQVLRRRLTLRGSTLRARSVEAKAALARSMVADVWPGFADGSLRPIIHERFALDDVAEAHALMESSAHIGKILLVVA; translated from the coding sequence ATGCGCGCCGTGATCGCCCCGGACCCCGGGGGCCCCGAGGCCCTGACCCTGACCGAGCTGCCCGACCCCTCCCCCGGACCGGGCGAGCTGCTCGTGGCGGTGGCGGCGACCGCGGTCAACCGCGCGGACGTGATGCAGCGGCGCGGCATGTACCCCCCTCCCGCGGGGGCGCCGGACACCCTGGGCCTCGAGCTGTCGGGCACGGTCGTGGGGCTGGGCGAGGGGGTCGAGGGGTTCGCCGAGGGCGACGAGGTCTGCGCGGTGGTGGCCGGCGGCGGGTACGCCGCGCTGGCGGTCGTGCCGCCATCGACCGCCATGCCGCTGCCGCCCGGTCTGGACATCGTCGAGGCCGCCGCGGTTCCGGAGGTGTTCTCGACGGCCCACGACGCGGTGGTCATCCAAGGGCGGCTGGCGGCGGGTGAGACCGTGCTGCTGCACGGCGGCTCGAGCGGGGTCGGGACGGCCGGGATCCAGCTCGCCAGGCGGCTCGGCGCGGACGTCGTGGTGACGGTCGGGACGGAGGAGAAGGCTGCCGCCTGCCGGGACCTGGGCGCGGACCTGGCGATCAACTACCGGGAGGTCGAGGGGTTCGCCGCCGCGATCCGTGAGGCGCGGGGTCGGGGCGTGGACGTGATCCTCGACATCATCGGCGCGCGGTACCTGGCGGAGAACCTCAGGGCCCTGGAGGACGACGGCCGGATGGTGACGATCGGGCTGATGGGCGGCACGACGGCCGAGCTGGACATGGCCCAGGTGCTGCGCCGCCGACTCACCCTGCGGGGTTCGACCCTGCGAGCCCGGTCCGTCGAGGCGAAGGCCGCGCTCGCCCGGTCGATGGTCGCCGACGTGTGGCCGGGCTTCGCCGACGGGTCGCTGCGCCCGATCATCCACGAGCGGTTCGCCCTGGACGACGTCGCCGAGGCCCACGCGCTGATGGAGTCGAGCGCCCACATCGGCAAGATCCTGCTGGTCGTCGCCTGA
- a CDS encoding S1 RNA-binding domain-containing protein translates to MVSAQVGDVVTGTVVKLQDFGAFVQIDAETTGLVHISEVHRDFVDNIHAYLTEGQEVQVKVVGIKDDGRIDLSIKRADPEWSDEARPRPTAKVDKEFNQRLRKFMHQSDMIQGEVRKRKRTF, encoded by the coding sequence ATGGTGTCAGCACAGGTAGGTGACGTCGTCACCGGTACGGTCGTGAAGCTGCAGGACTTCGGGGCGTTCGTCCAGATCGACGCGGAGACCACAGGTCTGGTCCACATCTCGGAGGTCCACCGGGACTTCGTGGACAACATCCACGCCTACCTGACGGAGGGCCAGGAGGTCCAGGTCAAGGTCGTCGGGATCAAGGACGACGGCCGGATCGACCTGTCCATCAAGCGCGCTGATCCGGAGTGGAGCGACGAGGCGCGGCCGCGTCCCACCGCCAAGGTGGACAAGGAGTTCAACCAGCGGCTCCGCAAGTTCATGCACCAGTCCGACATGATCCAGGGCGAGGTCCGGAAGCGGAAGCGCACCTTCTGA
- a CDS encoding ABC transporter substrate-binding protein — translation MRTPTTAATPAPGRRLAILLMLLVLALVAAACASDDGDAAGDAEATDAADEADEAEPTAADGADEAPAEDLGELVVGSTNFDEQELVAEMYALALEDAGYAVDRRYQLGSREVVLPALTSGEIDVYPEYVGTALEFLNDGAGEATADTGATTDLLRELFAEQGVDVLEPSDAEDKNGLVVRPETAEEYGLETVSDLADVAGELTLGGPPECPERPLCLPGYESVYGLEFADFRSLDAGGPVTIEALDSGEIDVALMFTTDGVIAANDWVLLEDDQGLQPAENIVPVIRTEVNTDTATEALNAVSAVLTTGNVTEMIRQIRVDLEAPADVAEAFLSEEGVIGG, via the coding sequence ATGCGCACACCCACGACCGCGGCGACGCCGGCCCCGGGCCGACGCCTCGCCATCCTGCTGATGCTGCTGGTGCTGGCCCTCGTGGCCGCCGCCTGCGCGAGCGACGACGGCGACGCCGCCGGCGATGCCGAGGCGACGGACGCGGCCGACGAGGCCGACGAGGCCGAGCCGACTGCGGCCGACGGAGCCGACGAGGCGCCCGCAGAGGACCTCGGCGAGCTGGTCGTCGGGTCGACCAACTTCGACGAGCAGGAGCTCGTCGCCGAGATGTACGCCCTCGCCCTCGAGGATGCCGGGTACGCCGTCGACCGGCGCTACCAGCTGGGCAGCCGCGAGGTCGTGCTGCCGGCCCTGACGTCCGGGGAGATCGACGTCTACCCCGAGTACGTGGGCACCGCGCTCGAGTTCCTCAACGACGGCGCCGGCGAGGCGACCGCGGACACCGGTGCGACGACCGACCTGCTGCGCGAGCTCTTCGCCGAGCAGGGCGTCGACGTGCTCGAGCCGTCGGACGCCGAGGACAAGAACGGCCTGGTCGTCCGCCCCGAGACGGCGGAGGAGTACGGCCTCGAGACCGTCAGCGACCTGGCCGACGTGGCCGGTGAGCTGACCCTCGGGGGTCCGCCGGAGTGCCCCGAGCGGCCGCTGTGCCTGCCGGGCTACGAGTCGGTCTACGGCCTCGAGTTCGCGGACTTCCGGTCACTCGACGCCGGCGGCCCGGTCACCATCGAGGCCCTCGACTCCGGTGAGATCGACGTCGCGCTGATGTTCACCACCGACGGCGTGATCGCCGCGAACGACTGGGTCCTCCTCGAGGACGACCAGGGCCTGCAGCCGGCCGAGAACATCGTCCCGGTCATCCGCACCGAGGTGAACACCGACACCGCGACCGAGGCGCTGAACGCCGTCTCGGCCGTCCTGACCACCGGGAACGTCACCGAGATGATCCGCCAGATCCGCGTCGACCTCGAGGCGCCGGCCGACGTCGCCGAGGCGTTCCTCTCCGAGGAGGGCGTGATCGGCGGCTGA
- a CDS encoding ABC transporter permease, translating into MIALAQESLTSQVLAWVRGEEFASVDGLPQLALEHLWLSGLALAVACAVALPPALHLAHRGKAPVLSINLANAFRAIPAFGLLLVTFQLGGFSTVLLVLVFALIGVAPIFANTYIGIRQVDPEVIDAAAGMGLTSRQQLWQVEVPLATPVIMAGIRTAAVNIVATVPLAAVVGFGGLGEPIIAGLARGLQFSESARALALGGAVAVAVVSIASEAAFGALQRRIVPEGIRLRDAASRSGGAAADADQPADTPEPAQI; encoded by the coding sequence GTGATCGCGCTGGCCCAGGAGTCCCTGACCAGCCAGGTCCTGGCCTGGGTGCGGGGCGAGGAGTTCGCCAGCGTCGACGGGCTGCCGCAGCTCGCCCTGGAGCACCTGTGGTTGAGCGGGCTGGCGCTCGCCGTCGCCTGCGCGGTCGCCCTGCCCCCCGCGCTGCACCTGGCCCACCGCGGCAAGGCGCCGGTGCTGTCGATCAACCTGGCGAACGCCTTCCGGGCGATCCCCGCGTTCGGCCTGCTGCTCGTCACCTTCCAGCTCGGCGGGTTCTCGACGGTGCTGCTGGTGCTGGTCTTCGCCCTGATCGGCGTGGCCCCGATCTTCGCGAACACCTACATCGGGATCCGCCAGGTCGACCCCGAGGTCATCGACGCCGCGGCCGGCATGGGCCTGACCAGCCGCCAGCAGCTGTGGCAGGTGGAGGTGCCCCTCGCCACCCCGGTGATCATGGCCGGCATCAGGACCGCGGCCGTGAACATCGTCGCGACCGTCCCCCTGGCCGCCGTCGTCGGGTTCGGCGGCCTGGGCGAGCCGATCATCGCCGGCCTCGCACGAGGTCTGCAGTTCAGCGAGTCCGCGCGGGCCCTCGCGCTCGGCGGCGCCGTCGCCGTCGCCGTGGTGTCCATCGCGTCCGAGGCGGCCTTCGGGGCCCTCCAGCGCCGGATCGTCCCCGAGGGGATCCGGCTGCGTGACGCGGCCAGCCGCTCCGGCGGGGCGGCCGCCGACGCCGACCAGCCCGCCGACACCCCCGAGCCCGCACAGATCTGA